Proteins from one Falco cherrug isolate bFalChe1 chromosome 7, bFalChe1.pri, whole genome shotgun sequence genomic window:
- the LOC102055546 gene encoding alpha-1-antitrypsin, translating to MMKTTLPLCLLVAMFHLTVHSLTQTDHHNSKPKATDPQKQHLHEGDSLESCQRIIPSNTDFAFQFYRQATTQEPGKNIFFSPVSISTAFALLALGSRATSQAQVLEGLAFNVTNTQEEEIHNSFHHLLLLLNRPDSQVQLSMGNTLFIDKHLKPLKTFLKDMKKLYKGKVVSVNFQNSTEAKKEVNDHIKNQTHGNINEILKDLDPNTLVVIVSYIYFKAYWENPFNIKGTHKDYFRVNANTSVEVRMMTRDGFYKTYSDRKLSCKVVQIPYKGDVAALFILPNEGKMQQLEDALTKDTVSKWEKSLEKRRIEVHMPKISISGTYDLKKMLMSLGVTDVFSDRADLSGITGKPDVKVSKAAHKALLKIHENGTEAAAVTGTDFLPHSVPPVVKFNRPFLLLIVDQYTQSILFMGKIVNPTEK from the exons ATGATGAAGACCACCCTCCCGCTGTGCTTGCTAGTGGCCATGTTTCACCTCACTGtccacagcctgacccagacTGACCACCACAACAGCAAGCCCAAGGCAACTGACCCCCAGAAGCAGCACCTCCATGAGGGGGATTCCCTTGAGTCCTGCCAACGGATAATCCCCAGCAACACAGACTTTGCCTTCCAGTTTTACAGGCAAGCAACCACACAAGAACCcggaaaaaacatttttttttccccagtcagcATCTCCACAGCCTTCGCCTTGCTGGCTCTGGGGTCCAGAGCCACTAGCCAGGCTCAGGTGCTGGAAGGGCTGGCCTTTAATGTCACCAACACCCAGGAGGAGGAGATACACAACAGCTTTCATCATCTCCTCCTGTTGCTGAATCGCCCTGACAGCCAGGTACAGCTGAGCATGGGGAACACCCTGTTCATCGACAAACACCTGAAGCCACTGAAAACATTCCTGAAGGACATGAAAAAGCTATACAAAGGAAAAGTTGTTTCTGTTAACTTCCAGAATTCCACTGAAGCTAAAAAAGAGGTCAATGATCATATAAAGAACCAAACCCAtggaaatataaatgaaatactTAAAGACCTGGATCCAAACACTCTAGTGGTGATTGTTAGctacatttatttcaaag CCTACTGGGAAAATCCTTTCAATATTAAGGGGACTCACAAGGACTATTTCCGTGTGAATGCAAACACCTCAGTTGAAGTAAGGATGATGACTCGAGATGGATTTTATAAAACATACTCTGACAGGAAGCTGTCTTGCAAGGTGGTGCAGATTCCTTACAAGGGAGATGTTGCAGCATTGTTTATCCTGCCcaatgaaggaaaaatgcagcagctggaagatgcCCTGACAAAAGACACTGTGTCTAAATGGGAAAAATCACTtgaaaaaag GAGGATAGAAGTGCATATGCCAAAAATATCGATTTCAGGCACCTACGACTTAAAGAAGATGTTAATGAGTCTGGGTGTAACTGATGTGTTTTCTGACCGGGCTGATCTGTCTGGAATCACAGGAAAGCCTGATGTGAAGGTTTCAAAA GCTGCTCACAAGGCCCTGCTGAAGATTCATGAGAATggcacagaggctgcagcagtCACTGGCAcagattttcttcctcattctgTTCCTCCCGTTGTTAAATTCAACCGTCCATTTTTGCTGTTGATTGTTGATCAATATACTCAAAGCATCCTCTTCATGGGAAAAATTGTAAACCCAACTGAAAAATGA